One Salvelinus fontinalis isolate EN_2023a chromosome 22, ASM2944872v1, whole genome shotgun sequence genomic window, TTTGCATTGCTGCAAGTTACACATATTCTTATTATACTGCAATGAGCAGGGGAAACACAGTACCTCCTACCTGCTTCCATTCAAATACTATTTTTTCCTTTTCCACTGCCACTATGACCCTAAGATGGCTTCTAGGAGAAGTCATTACATCTGTTTGACTAAAGTATTGTTTTAAAAGTGTCGTGACCAGTTCTATCTCTGTGTTCTTCATTCTAACAGAACGTTGATTGTTGCTTTGATCTTTACTTTGGCTGGTCTTGCTCTCTCAGCCCCCATTACTGGTAAGAAAACATCAAATTAAACCTTCTGTTAAATCTTATAATTGTGCAGGAATTTAGAATATTTCCATCAGTAACTACAGCTTAATAATAATGTACATTTTTTTAATAGGTGAACAAGATGTCTAGAGACGATGATTTTCATTTTAGTTTAATTTTAGTTTCAACGCAATGACAAAACATGCTTCACCTTTCCAGTTATCCAGTCTGTAAGCTACTATAAGCTACTCTAAGCTACACTGCAAACATCAAGTGAGCAAACAAAATGACCATTACATTATGTTTAAGGAGGCATTTGCAATGTATGCAGCGACCTCCATCCATCCCATTGAATCACAATGGGAGTCCTCTGCTTCTCCACAACGGTAGTGTAATCAGAACCCAGGTCACTCTGTGGAGACACAAAAGAGGTCTGTTCTCTTGTGCCTGatgtgggatagagagagaagtaggGTGGGCCTCACATATGGTCTATTCAAATGGAGATAAATCCCCAAACCACTAATCATGCTCCCCTATGCATCTTTCCTTTGCAGATGGAACAGAGGGAGACAATGATGGTAACGTGTAATTTGTGTTTTATCATGACGTTCATAATTACCACAACAGTTAGAAAATTACAGGCTAATAAGCTTTGTTAATTATAAGTAGTGTATACACatgaatgtatttgtatttagtcAGAAGTACTGTTTATGATGGAACAATGACACCATTCATTGTGCTGTGCTTCAGAGAGAGCTGCTGCCTTGCTAGAGCACCTTAATGTTAAGCAGACTGACAAGCCCTCCAGTCAAAGCCTACACACATAGGTTACATATGGATCGCTTCCGATATGTGCTTTGTCTTCTGATTTCATTTACATTCATTTTCAAAACACTGGACTGAAACCTCAACACTGCTAAAATCAAATCATTAGAGTGTTGCATGATTGGATACATTAAGATATTGCATTTTATAATTTGGTATTGACTTAGCTGGGTGATCATTGGCAACTGACAAAGTGGGTGCTATGATACTATTCTGGTCTCAGGTGCCAAAGATGGCGGAGGCCCCACTGGCAGCCCGGTAGTTGCAGCAGCAGCTGGAGACTCTGTAGGTTTGTATTGACTCCAATGTATCTCATACCCAATACCTAGTTAAACACACCAGGTATGTACCATTTCATACCGACggaaactaaacagaaaacctCTGTTGTTCACAGGGACCACAGATGGGACTGACTCTAATAAAGAGCTGGCTGGAGGTATGAGTGGCTGGGTTTGGGGACTGGGGGAATCTGTCTTTCTATCAAGGAAGAAGTGTATGAAAAAAGTATGACGTAGAATCAACTCAACTCTCAAGGAAACCAACTCTGTAGATTAGAACAATAATTAGGATGGTGATTCCCCCTGAAAGTAAAAACTTTAACTGCACAGGACCAGTGAAGGACGTTCAACATGAGAGAATTAAAAACTGAGCTGTTGATTGTGACGCTAATTTGTTTTTAGGTGCAGTGGATTCCACAGATGCAccagatcagtgtgtgtgtgtgtgtgtgtgtgtgtgtgtgtgtgtgtgtgtgtgtgtgtgtgtgtgtgtgtgtgtgtgtgtgtgtgtgtgtgtgtgtgtgtgtgtgtgtgtgtgtgtgtgtgtgtgtgtgtgtgtgtgtgtgtgtgtgtgtgtgtcagtgtgtgtgtgtgtgtcagtgtgtgtgtgtgtgtgtgtgtgtgtgtgtgtgttgacttcaaaaagaCAACCCATGTTGAGCAACTCAGAGTATAATGTGAAAAATGCACACCTAATTCATTAGCCACAATTATACAAATTACAGCACATAATTAGTGAGCAGACAAAATGGGCCTGCTTTGAGACTATCATGGAGACACTTAACTATCCTCTATAGAGGAACTGTAATATCGGACACTCACATAAACCTGTATGTATACACTATAACAACAGCACCCATGAAACATAGCTTGACAAATGCTTTCTAGACCAGACATGAGTAAATTGTCATAGTTTCACCTGTCACCAGAGAGCGGCAGAGACCGCCCTAGAGACTATTATGACACTCAGGTGTTTTCTGTTAATAATTATGATTCCCTTTTATGTGAGGTGTGTTTTCTGTTACCTTTTGCAGAAGCTTGATTTGTTTTCTGTGTGCGTTGTCTCCTGAGTAGTTATCGCGtcttagtgtttgttgttttcccaGTTTTACATTTTACCTACTCTTGAACGTTTTCCCAAGGGTTCCTCGGTTGGTTCTCTTCTCTGCTCCTGGGTCCTACCTCATTGTGCACCATAAATGTGTCAGAGTCTGACTATTTGCAGTGGGGCCATGCTAGAGGTTTAGACAGTTGACAGAATAAACCAAATGGTTCTCAAATCCAAGCCAAAGTTATATCAATTCCCAAACCTTTTCATGCCATAAAACATTTTACTTACTGCCTTCTTCAAACACAGATTCTATAACATCCACTTTAAACAATATTTGAAAGACAGTAAGACCAATCAAAACCATTTACCAATTAAAAAATATAATAGTAATATTGATGTTGTCCAGACCAATTTTATTAGTGAAGAGTCCATGGCTAAAACAAGTTCAATGGCCAGACGTCGAACTCCAACTCACCCAATGTTTTCTTCTTCATTTATCAGATGTGAGTAGCAGTGATACATCCACAGACACAAGCAGTGAGTCACCAATTCATTTGAATGGAAATGAAACACACTGACTATTGGGAATTTCCTGATAATTACAGTAATGGTGACTTCAATGACAGCATCAAAGTCACCCGTCCTTGTCTTCCAGATGTAGATACCAGCGTGGAAACCCCAGGCAGTCCTGATGGCCCTGATGCCCCAGGTGAGGCCTAGGAGTAAAATAGACAAAGGTCAAATGTCAAAGATAAGGGTTATGGCCAAAGGTCGAAATCATTCGATAAGAATGAGccggttgacgtttattgtcatgagtcttgtcctggaggcagaactgagaaaTCCCCCCTTAGATTGgcaagctgcaaagtcaaaattggctatattgtaaaaatgaaTGAATGTGTTGGTCTTAATTTCAGGTTAGGGTTATGCATCAGGCTTTtcattgtggttaaggttagggttagatttaaaatcagattttatgactttgttgctgtgccagctagtgaccattctgcagagctgcctccagaacaagctTCATCACGAAAAATGCTAACCAGCTGGTCAACATCTGTGAAAGTCCCTGTTGATGATGAGGATTTGTTATTTCAATTCATGCAGAACAATATTTTTTAGCCCAGGCGAGTGCAGCATGCTGTGACGTGCTGTGCCTTGAAGTGCAcataaaatatatacactaccgtttaaaagtttggggtcacttagaaatgttattgtttttgaaagaaaagcacatttttttgtccattaaaataacattgaacaaggacatttctaagtgaccccaaacgttcgaacggtagtgtatatatacttCATCTGCATGTCTACTTTAAAGTCACTCCGAATTGGACAAAGCtgtgaggagagacaaactttaGCCTCATATCTACTGTCCAAAAAAAAATGAGCAGCAAAAAATGGCCAAAATGCAGTATAGTTGTATAATCAATAACTAGGTAAGAAATGAAACAGTATTTTCAAGCCTTCCAATAACACTAATGTCATTATGTTACGATGCAGCTGAAGCAGCGGGCAGCCAAGATACAACTGATGCAACTGGTGAGTGAAGAGATAATGTCATTATGTTAAGATGCAGCTGGTGAGTGAAGAGATAATGTCATTATGTTAAGATGCAGCTGATGCAGCTGGTGAGTGAAGAGATAATGTCATTATGTTAAGATGCAGCTGGTGAGTGAATAGATAATGTCATTATGTTAAGATGCAGCTGGTGAGTGAAGAGATAATGTCATTATGTTAAGATGCAGCTGGTGAGTGAAGCGATAATGTCATTATGTTAAGATGCAGCTGATGCAGCTGGTGAGTGAAGAGATAATGTCATTATGTTAAGATGCAGCTGGTGAGTGAAGCGATAATGTCATTATGTTAAGATGCAGCTGGTGAGGGAATCGATACGTTTTGAGAGATGTTCTTGCCACCCAAGGCCACAGCTTCCTCGTTCTTTTGTGTACAACAGCTACTTTTAGCCTCAGAAAGACTAAGCACAGCTGGGTACAACAGATACTTTAGTCAAAACAAAGATACAAAGTGAAACACAAATTCTTCTAGAGTTATTATACATTGTACAAAATGGTAGTTAGAGGTGACACTTGGATCCCCAATTCCCCCTTCCCtgatacatgtgtaaatattgtactataaattgtgcctttcAGTATtatacttacagtgccttcagaaagtattcatactgcttgacttattccacatgttgttgtgttacagcctgaattcaaaattgatttaatatatttttttcctcacccatctacacaccccataatgggaaaagtgaaaacatgtttttagaaaagtttgtaaatttattgaaaatgaaatacagaaatatctaacttAAATAAGAATTCataccctgagtcaatactttgtagaagctcgccaattacaactgtgagtctttTTGGATAAGTCTTTAACCTctatgggacggttgagctaacgtaggctaatgtgattaggatgaggttgtaagtaacaaaaaaaaatcccaggacatagacatgatGACAGTGAGAAGGTGTCAGCAGAGGTTTTGGGTAAGAACTTTTCTCTCTGAATTCCTTGTACAATAACCAAGCTCTGACTTCACTGATCATCAGAACATTATAACTGTAACAAACATCATCAGTGTAACAAACATTGCTATAAACATCAACAGGCAGACTTAAAATATATAATACATCTATGTTGCTTTAAATTATGATTTCACAATCAGCAGATGTGGATAAGTCTCCAGAAGATAAATCCACAGAGTCTCCAGAAGATAACTCCACAGAGTCTCCTGACAGTGACTCCACAGAGTCTCCTGACAGTGACCCCAAAGAGTCTCCTGAAAGTGACTCCACAGAGTCTCCTGAAAGTGACAACACAGGTAAGTGTTAAAAACAGACTGATTCAAAAACAAAATTTGTAAGTTAAAGTATATTGCTGCTGGTGAAGATAAAGACAGATGAAATATATGCCAAAAATATGAGGACATTATGACGTGGAAAAGTGCACAGTACACAACATTAACATTGGAGATACACGTCTAAGAGTATTTTTCTTTGTCCATCagatcagtgtttcccaactccagtcctcaagtACCCCTAACAGTACACATTGATTAAACTCATTGAggtcttgatgattagttgacacgTTGAATCAGGTTTGCTTGTCTGGGGTTACACCAACATTGTGTGATtttggggtactagaggactggagttgcgaAACTGCATTAGATGACAATAAAGATGAAACAGAGTCAGATGATACCTCTGAGGGTAAGGGACTAAAGACTTGGATTATGTATCTACAAAAATAAATACTTGGATTCTGACATTAACTAATCATAACATGAGGCAGGTGAACTCCTTGCAGAGAAAGACAAAACATAGTTATCTTCACAGTGTTTTCAATAGGAAGTGCTGCCAGTAAAAAAAGTTCCTTTGTTTTGGTAGTGAAGAACTAGAACGGTCACAGTGCAATAGGTCATCCTCTGTCATTCCACAGACAAGGTCGACAGGGACGATGCTGTAAATACCGCCGTTAATACTGCACCATACCGCCGTTAATACTGTCCTCCCACCCTCAAAGCATTGATAAATAGACAATACATGACCCTGTCTAATGAAAACATGATTAGGTACTCATAATAAAACACACAATGAACTTTGTGTTTCTTTTCAAGATGAAGCGCTGACAGACGTGCAAGCTGACTCTGGTAAGTATGAAGAAAAACGTCAATGTTTTCATCACATTGTTGTACAAGACAGGTTCATTGGCAATACAACGACATCAAATAATAGGTTGCGACAGTTTGATGACGTAAATCATGTGTGATTGTAGACGTGACCAGTGATGACACGGAGGAGGCCACGGAGACAGACAAAGATGATGACAAGAGTGACGACAAGAGTGACTCAGGTGTGTTAAATTGACATTTCTGAACTGGATATTCATTGTCTGGGAAACTGTCATTTTGAGCCATTCTACCCATCAGTTGGTCATAAACCTGTTATTTTCTTCACCTCAAGAGGATGCAGATGGGAAGGATACTGCAGGTGAAGAAGAAATGGTAGATAATGACTCTGCAGGTGAGTCTACTCATTGAAGTTTGTGTATCTCTCACCCACAAAGGGTCATTATAGGGAAGGTctctctactggtgtcccccagggctcagtaCTATGACCTCTTTtgttctcactactggtgtcccccatgACCTCTCTTGTTCTCACTTGGTTCAGAACTACATATTCTACGTCATATACCATAATAATTAAATACCAGAATGTCTAAACACTGTCACTTTTCTGCAGATGCTGCCACAGACAAAAACGATAGTGATGAGGATAAGGACATTGAACTAGATGGTAAGGCCCCTGCAGAAGAGAAGGACAGCGCagaagacatagagacagaggaagCGGCGGACAGCGACAGCAAACAAGACGACGCAGACTCAGACACTAAGGATGACAAGCCAGACAAAGATGACAAGAAAGACAGCACAGATGACAGCAAAGACAGCGACAGCTCAGATGACCACAAAGAGAGCAGCGAAGAAGAGGCCCGGATTCCAGAGGAGGAACCAGAGCACCAGGAAATTGAAGAAAAGGACAGTGAGAGCCAACAGGACACCTCAGAAGAAAACGACAAGCCAGACAAAGAAGATGAGAAAGACAGCGACAGCTCAGCCGACAGCAAAGACAGCAGCGAAGCGGATGTCCAGTTCTCGGAGGAGGAACCAAAGCAGCAGGAAATGGACATGAAGGACAGAGGTGACGTGGGGGAACAGCAGGCCAGCCCTGAAGACAACATCGAGGAGGGAAGCCCTGTAGGGAGCCAAGAATTTGAGCCTCTACAGGATTCGGAGGAGGAGGCGGAGCTGGAGTCAAAAAAGGAGGGGAAGCTGGAGGAGGCGGAGAAGGAGGAGCTGGATGCGGAGATGAACCTAGACACAACAGAGTCCGACAGCAAGGAGGACAGCAAGGAGGACAGTAAGGAGGACAGTAAGGAGGACAGTAAGGAGGACAGTAAGGAGGACAGTAAGGAGGACAGTAAGGAGGACAGTAAGAATGAGATTAAGGATGAGAGTGAGGATAAGACTGAGGCTGACGCAGACTCCAACAGCAAGGAGGACATTGGGACCAGCGATGCCCCTCAACCACAAGAGGATGACAGTGAAGAGGACACTGAAGTCCAGCCAGAGGACACTGATGATAGCATGATGAAGGAGCCCAAAGGTGCGGTTACCACTACTAAACCATAGAAATGTGGCTAATAATTAAGCCATAATGAAATgtactgaattgcctagttaaataaaggacaaaTACAAATGTCAAAGCACTAAGTATTACATTGTGAGTGGTATTGGTACCATATTGTGATAACTGAAACACTGCTTTCTGATACAGATTCTGATGATGCTGACAAAGATGATATGGACAAGGATGCCTCTGGTATGTCTATCTATCTTGCATGTCACTTGATCCCCTTGCTTCTTTATCAGCTGATCCATGCAGCACTGAATCAAAGACACTGGGGTAATTTGTATCAAATGTTCCATCATTTCATGCTATTTCTCGATGTTATGAACATTTTCTTTTCATAGACTCGGAGGATGACAAATCTGAATCTGATGCAGAGCCAGGTTCAGATTCACACAAAGGTTTGTTTCCTCTGATCCTGAATCATATCACCTGTGCTTTCAAATGGCTTGGTCTTTAGCTGTTGTAACGTTCTAATTCATTATTGTGGCTCAACATCATATATATTAATCTGGTCTTTAGATGAGGATGAGACCGACGAGGATTCCGATGATGCGTCAGAGTCCATGGCCAAAGGTTAGTCAAAGCCATACAAACAAACGTTCACATTTGAGTAATTGAATTGAAACAGTAAAATAAAGTCTGTTTCGTGTTTTTTTTTACTCAGAAGACGAtatggatgatgatgatgacatggaTGGGGCAGAAACAATGGCTCCAGATTCAGAAGGTAAGGACCAAAACTGACTTACATCTTTGGGTAGTTACCAATGAAAGGCCCGATCATGCTAAGGCTTCCTCGACCAGGGGAAGAAacagtgcatgtgtgtgcacCAGTCAACTCAGTCAATGTGCCATGAAGTAAACATATCTTTTTGTCCCTGTGACTTTTCTGATCAGATGTCTGTTTGTTTGAACAGAGATAATGAAGTCTGATGAGATGTCTGTTTGTTTGAACAGAGATAATGAAGTCTGATGAGATGTCTGTTTGTTTGAACAGAGATAATGAAGTCTGATGAGATGTCTGTTTGTTTGAACAGAGATAACATCTCACAACATtatgcagacacaaacacacatgcacacgcacacgcacacacaaacacacacacacacacacacacacacacacacacacacacacacacacacacacacacacacacacacacacacacacacacacacacacacacacacacacacacacacacacacacacacacacacacacacacacactctctctctctcttagtacTGTGCAGGGAGTTATCTGACTCATTTATCCAAACACATGAGGTACAATGACAAGTATGAGGACGAGAACAACAAAACGATGACagaaagtttaaaaaatatatatataaacctgcATACTGGGAGCACATAACAGAGCTTTACTGGGAACAGTGTGGATTGGAATAAACATCCTTTTCTCCCTCAGCTGTTCCAGCTGACATTCTGGACCAACCAGATCAACAGGATTACATGACACAGGGTGACTCTCACGGTAATGTCAGCAGAACACTATGACACACCAAGCCACATCAGCACATTAACATATCATATATGCAATTTAGCAGACCTACTTATTTTCCTCAAATAACCTGTAtccacgcacattgactcagtatcggtacctcctgtatttttcatttaactaggcaagtcaattaagcacaaattcttatttacaatgacggcctaccggggaacagtgggttaactgccttgttcaggggcagaacgacagatttttaccttgtcagctaggggattcaatctagcaacgtTTCGGatactggcccagcgctctaaccactaggctacctgccaccctgtatatagccccgttattgttatttaatagtgttctattaatttttactttagtttatctaGTAAATATTTTTCTTATCTCTTATTTTTCTTCAAActggcttgtaagtcagcatttcacagaAAGGTATTCGgcgcaaatacaatttgatttgacttacagtcatgtgtgcaAACATTTTACTTGTGTACATCTTACATCCGTTTCAGACGTATTTAACCCGTCTGTCACTCTCTGacgtagagagagatggatgtgATCCATTGTACTGTATGATGCTGTCAGATTGTATTCATttctatgtactgtatatctcatTTTGTTTACAGGCGTTGATGCACCGGCCGCCCAGTCTTAGCCCTGTAGCTGGAGCCCACAGGACGCTGTGAATGGAATCAGACAGTTTGATAGGTAGCTAAAGCCATATCCCTTGATTTGTACTTACTATAAGAGGAGAGGTACGTTGTACAATGACATTTTTTTTCACTTCATTCCATCTCTTTTCATTGCAGTCCCATCATGGTGAATCCCACATAAAACAACACGACCTCCCGCAGTCATGACAAAAACAGCGTAAAAAAACTTACGTTTCTTAAGTTCCTTAACCCTCTCTTGCCACTCAAAATGGTGAAGGTGTCTACGGGGATACAATTAAATTATTCTACTGTTTTGGTGTACATTACCTTTTTAGCCACTTTTTGACTGCATTGTTGTTTTTTGGCATCTCAAGGGTAGTTTAATATTTGATCAtggagaatatatattttttcaactttgttttttttaaagacagtTTATTTAAGTTGTGACATCATCATTATATAAGTTACACCCCTGTCTAATCAACTAGTGTGTTGATAAAATGGTCACCATGTTCCCTTATAATGCCCTTGAAAAAAAGTCTGTTTTTTTTAAGATAGCACTCAGTCATTGTAGGTTTGCTAGGTTTCTGCAGGTTGTGGGTTACTACAGTTTTCCTCTTGCTTTCATGTGATGCATTGCTGTCTCAGTCCTTGACAGAAAGCTCAATTGGCACATTTTCCTTAACCGATAAAAATAACTCTACTGGCTCAGTTCAACATTCATTTTAAAGTTATGAGAAACATAAGGTCCTTTATACAAAATGAAGTGTACATACAATGTCTTTGATCAGATATAATCTACATTGGTTGGACAAATGGTAAAATAACAATTGCATAGACATAATGAGAATTTAATTTCATAACTGTATGCACACAGGGGGGATATCTAATAAAGATTGAGTTGTCAGATAATTTTGGGGGGGCAAGTTTGTTGGGATAAaaagcagtatgtgtgtgtttttgtgaatgTGTAAAGGATGTGCGGATGAAACGAGAAGCAAGTAAGAAGCCTACTCACTGACTACCAGGACATTACAATAATATCAACTATAAATAATATGATAATACAATGAACGAACAAATATAATGTCATAATAATAATCAATGGTTACTAGAATGTGATGCATTGACAATTGAAATACAGACACACATGTCAAGTTGAATAGTAGCATACTAAGTCCTACATCCAGGGTCTGGGAtaatataccacattagtaaCCAACACAGCAGATAACCTTATCAGACATTGTAACActataacaacacagaataacaACACTGTAATAAAAGGGATTATGTCAATGATGACATGAAGAAGAGGTGTGAAGTGCACTGGCCTGGTAGCAATCACTGTATAGCTACAGGTAAGTCAGGGCCAGGGGCCACACATTTATCCTAAACGGTATCTTGAGATACCACATTACATCAATTGTTTTTCATGTCTTCCAGTATGTGCTGTTCAACACTCCTATTTCTGACAAACCTTCCATTGTGGATGGATGAGTATTTCCAGGTAATGATATTCCCTTGGCCTTCTTTTCTTTCAATCCAACAGTGTCACTGTGGCTTTTGTCTTATAAGAAAGCATCATGGCATTGCTTATTTCCTCGTTCCTTGGCCTTGTTGAGAAAGAGTGGTGGTCTCTGAACGTGGCGCAACTGTCCCAGCGTCCCAGTAAGAGGACGGAAATGACCAGTAAGAGACAGATGTACAGAACACACATTTATTGCCACActcaagacagacacacacacacacacacacagcaaacagaAAGTGGACTAGGTGGAAGGGAAAGTGTTGTAGTGTAAGAGATTTACGGTCAAAGATGCCCTAAATACCAGTCAGGGTATCTAGAAAAAGCATTGTCCATGTGGATGTGAGTTGAGGTGGAGGACAGGAATTTCTTGAGGTTATTTCAACCAGCCCTCCTTGAGACAACTAAAAAGTTCAGGGGCTTACCAGGTCAGCTGATTCTGTTCTCTGACAACCTGGTCCCTAACACATACTGTAGGTGTGAAGTGGCCTTCcgcagcaggacaatagactcaaGGCGTCTGCATGCTTCTCAGCCAAAACAATTCGTAGGAGTTTGTGCATATATAATGACgacattgttttatatttttattagTACCCCTTTTTCTGCCCAATTGGTAGTTAAAGTCTtctcccatcactgcaactcccatggggactcgggagaggcgaaggtcgagagccatgcgtcctctgaaacacgaccctgccaagccgctttgcttcttgacacactgctcgcttaacccgggaagccagccgcaccaatgtatcggaggaaacaccgtacaactggtgaccgtgtcagcgtgcatgcgtccagcccgccacaggagtcgctagagtacgatgggacaaggacatccaaaccgttccctaacccggatgacgctgggccacctgtgcgccgcctcatgggtctctcggttgcggccggctgcgacacagtcCGGGATCGAACTTGgatctgtagtgaagcctcaagcattgcgatgcagtgccttagaccgctgcgccactcgggaggcccctatCTTGTGACGTTTCTGTCAGTGTTGATCTTCGGTGAGGCTTTTTTCAGATGTTTGTGCCCCTGAAACCTGGGGGTCTTCTCACATTACAAATAAACTAAACCTGGTGGTCCAGATAGGACCCAGCCTGCatggagatggaggaagaggaggagaaagaggaggtgtcacaccctgatctgtttcacctgtctttgt contains:
- the LOC129820212 gene encoding otolith matrix protein OMM-64-like isoform X1, which gives rise to MLSRTLIVALIFTLAGLALSAPITDGTEGDNDGAKDGGGPTGSPVVAAAAGDSVGTTDGTDSNKELAGDVSSSDTSTDTSNVDTSVETPGSPDGPDAPAEAAGSQDTTDATADVDKSPEDKSTESPEDNSTESPDSDSTESPDSDPKESPESDSTESPESDNTDEALTDVQADSDVTSDDTEEATETDKDDDKSDDKSDSEDADGKDTAGEEEMVDNDSADAATDKNDSDEDKDIELDGKAPAEEKDSAEDIETEEAADSDSKQDDADSDTKDDKPDKDDKKDSTDDSKDSDSSDDHKESSEEEARIPEEEPEHQEIEEKDSESQQDTSEENDKPDKEDEKDSDSSADSKDSSEADVQFSEEEPKQQEMDMKDRGDVGEQQASPEDNIEEGSPVGSQEFEPLQDSEEEAELESKKEGKLEEAEKEELDAEMNLDTTESDSKEDSKEDSKEDSKEDSKEDSKEDSKEDSKEDSKNEIKDESEDKTEADADSNSKEDIGTSDAPQPQEDDSEEDTEVQPEDTDDSMMKEPKDSDDADKDDMDKDASDSEDDKSESDAEPGSDSHKDEDETDEDSDDASESMAKEDDMDDDDDMDGAETMAPDSEAVPADILDQPDQQDYMTQGDSHGVDAPAAQS
- the LOC129820212 gene encoding otolith matrix protein OMM-64-like isoform X2 translates to MLSRTLIVALIFTLAGLALSAPITDGTEGDNDGAKDGGGPTGSPVVAAAAGDSVGTTDGTDSNKELAGDVSSSDTSTDTSNVDTSVETPGSPDGPDAPAEAAGSQDTTDATDVDKSPEDKSTESPEDNSTESPDSDSTESPDSDPKESPESDSTESPESDNTDEALTDVQADSDVTSDDTEEATETDKDDDKSDDKSDSEDADGKDTAGEEEMVDNDSADAATDKNDSDEDKDIELDGKAPAEEKDSAEDIETEEAADSDSKQDDADSDTKDDKPDKDDKKDSTDDSKDSDSSDDHKESSEEEARIPEEEPEHQEIEEKDSESQQDTSEENDKPDKEDEKDSDSSADSKDSSEADVQFSEEEPKQQEMDMKDRGDVGEQQASPEDNIEEGSPVGSQEFEPLQDSEEEAELESKKEGKLEEAEKEELDAEMNLDTTESDSKEDSKEDSKEDSKEDSKEDSKEDSKEDSKEDSKNEIKDESEDKTEADADSNSKEDIGTSDAPQPQEDDSEEDTEVQPEDTDDSMMKEPKDSDDADKDDMDKDASDSEDDKSESDAEPGSDSHKDEDETDEDSDDASESMAKEDDMDDDDDMDGAETMAPDSEAVPADILDQPDQQDYMTQGDSHGVDAPAAQS